One window from the genome of Saprospiraceae bacterium encodes:
- a CDS encoding helix-turn-helix transcriptional regulator, which yields MSIIPNYLKVYRKRSPLDQEDMRSISGLLDVSSISRYEKGLREPTTEVQLIYHHVFDTSIESFYQLQSQNMLPGLIERMKERIRELNKEEQITLKNTSKIKFLEQVIIRLTN from the coding sequence ATGTCAATCATACCAAATTATTTAAAAGTATATCGCAAACGATCTCCGCTTGATCAAGAGGACATGCGATCTATATCAGGATTACTGGATGTCTCAAGTATCTCAAGATATGAGAAAGGATTAAGAGAACCAACCACAGAAGTACAGCTTATTTATCATCATGTTTTCGATACGTCCATTGAATCGTTTTATCAATTGCAATCCCAAAATATGCTACCAGGTCTCATTGAACGAATGAAAGAACGAATCAGAGAATTAAATAAAGAAGAACAAATAACATTAAAGAACACCTCTAAAATTAAATTCCTTGAGCAAGTAATTATAAGATTAACAAATTAA
- a CDS encoding recombinase family protein, with product MKKRVGIWIRVSTEDQAQGDSPKMHEHRANAYAEIKGWTVVETYHLEAVSGKQVMNHSEAKRMLEDIRRGHITGLIFSKLARLARNTRELLEFADLFQQHNADLTSLDESIDTSTPVGRFFYTLIAAMAEWERAEIRSRVKASVPIRAKLGKSLGGEAPYGYKWENKEFLLDEKESPVRKLIYELFAKHQRKRIVANLLSEQGYRTRGGHKFTDTTVDRILRDPIAKGMRRVNYTEHTQENGWQLKPKEEWIFVKAPRIVSDELWNTCNEILDKMSQSRNKVRRKSVHLFSGIVQCHCGTKMYMRMNSPKYICLDCKNKIAPDDLEEIFQTQLKNFVFSDMEIQSHLNQEKVMLKDKEELLIVRTKELQNLKLKITNIIELYHEGELTKETFRTNYAPVEEKQNQVEQSIMEIQGQIDALRMQSLDNSQILYDARNLHSQWNAFTQEEKKSIIELITESIIIGKEDIAINLSYIPTLVPDAPVPGPSERNNTTKYGDDSKTLQLCNERGRVEINLKSIS from the coding sequence ATGAAAAAACGAGTAGGAATCTGGATAAGGGTATCTACAGAAGACCAAGCCCAGGGTGATAGCCCCAAAATGCATGAACATCGAGCCAATGCCTATGCTGAGATTAAAGGTTGGACAGTGGTTGAAACATATCACCTTGAAGCTGTAAGTGGAAAGCAGGTAATGAACCACTCAGAAGCCAAACGAATGCTCGAAGATATTCGGAGAGGACACATTACAGGTCTAATATTCTCAAAACTAGCTAGGCTGGCGAGAAACACTCGTGAACTATTAGAATTCGCCGATCTGTTCCAGCAACATAATGCAGATCTCACATCACTTGATGAAAGTATTGATACCTCCACTCCGGTTGGTCGCTTCTTTTATACCCTCATCGCCGCAATGGCAGAATGGGAAAGAGCTGAAATTAGGTCGCGAGTTAAAGCCTCTGTGCCAATTCGCGCAAAGCTTGGAAAGTCTTTAGGCGGTGAAGCTCCATACGGATACAAATGGGAGAATAAAGAATTTCTTTTGGATGAAAAGGAATCACCCGTCCGTAAGCTCATTTATGAACTCTTTGCAAAGCACCAAAGAAAAAGAATCGTAGCTAATCTGCTTTCTGAACAGGGCTATAGAACGAGAGGTGGTCATAAGTTCACAGATACAACTGTTGATCGGATTCTTCGTGATCCGATTGCAAAAGGAATGAGACGTGTTAATTACACGGAACATACACAAGAAAACGGTTGGCAATTAAAACCAAAAGAAGAATGGATTTTTGTCAAAGCTCCTCGAATTGTTTCTGATGAACTCTGGAATACTTGCAATGAGATACTTGATAAAATGTCTCAATCAAGAAACAAGGTCAGAAGAAAGAGCGTCCATCTTTTCAGCGGAATTGTTCAATGCCATTGCGGAACAAAAATGTACATGAGAATGAATTCACCAAAATACATCTGTCTTGATTGTAAAAACAAAATAGCGCCGGATGATCTTGAAGAAATCTTTCAAACCCAACTCAAGAATTTCGTATTTTCGGACATGGAAATCCAAAGCCATTTGAATCAGGAAAAAGTAATGCTGAAAGACAAGGAGGAACTGCTAATTGTACGAACAAAAGAATTACAAAACCTCAAGCTTAAAATTACCAATATTATAGAACTGTATCATGAAGGAGAACTGACAAAGGAGACCTTTAGAACCAATTATGCCCCAGTGGAAGAAAAGCAGAACCAAGTTGAGCAATCAATAATGGAGATTCAGGGTCAGATAGATGCCCTTCGAATGCAAAGCTTGGATAATAGCCAGATACTTTATGATGCTCGAAACCTTCATTCCCAATGGAATGCCTTTACCCAAGAGGAAAAGAAAAGCATTATTGAATTGATAACGGAATCCATTATAATTGGAAAGGAGGATATAGCGATCAACCTTTCCTACATACCCACTTTAGTTCCAGATGCCCCAGTACCAGGGCCATCTGAACGCAATAACACTACCAAATATGGTGATGATTCTAAAACACTACAACTATGCAACGAACGGGGAAGGGTTGAAATTAATTTAAAAAGTATCTCCTAA
- a CDS encoding T9SS type A sorting domain-containing protein, whose product MNLTKYNEPLLNYSYWFFNGGGNNAPNDKVKFYILSGTDTISIEEINKSESAWIAKDRFNIKSLTTKLEDVKFMVSIADDNPGHLVEGALDAFLVFDGNPVATNEVNSEINVTLSATVFETQTLLVNPAGQSLHLSISNLKGQILQATRISHETLIPIGSDLEKGIYIIQVQNELGMKKSFKVVKI is encoded by the coding sequence ATGAATTTAACTAAGTACAATGAGCCCTTATTAAATTATTCCTATTGGTTTTTTAATGGTGGTGGCAACAATGCACCAAATGATAAAGTAAAATTTTATATACTGTCCGGCACGGATACCATAAGTATTGAAGAAATAAACAAAAGTGAATCTGCCTGGATTGCAAAAGATCGATTCAATATAAAATCATTGACCACAAAATTAGAGGATGTAAAATTTATGGTCAGCATTGCAGATGACAATCCAGGTCATTTGGTTGAAGGAGCCTTGGATGCTTTTCTGGTTTTTGATGGCAATCCGGTTGCAACTAATGAGGTGAATTCTGAAATCAACGTCACATTAAGTGCTACTGTATTTGAAACACAAACTTTATTGGTAAATCCAGCTGGGCAATCCTTACATCTCAGCATCAGCAATTTAAAAGGACAAATTTTACAAGCTACTAGAATAAGTCATGAAACCCTGATACCAATTGGAAGCGATCTGGAAAAAGGGATATACATCATCCAGGTTCAAAATGAACTGGGAATGAAAAAGAGCTTTAAAGTTGTGAAAATTTGA
- a CDS encoding choice-of-anchor B family protein: MKNILTILFCFILGHNLIAQDGDLNMKIIAHVPAPSGGSGIWHYVDRNGIEYAAIGTREALEIYSLEDPSKPILRASVKGVNTIWREVYAYKDYIYAVTDNASDGVIIVNMKNAPGTITSKFWTTSVTANNQTANITTCHTVFVDEKGILCLNGCRPWQGVLFFDLNQDPENPKFLGAETTRYSHDMFMRRDTLYSSEIYEGLMTAYDVTDKSKPVEINGVKTPFAFTHNNWPSDDNRYMFTTDEKENAYVAAYDISDIHNIKLLDQWRPKDTEGTGVIPHNTRYLDGYLITAYYTDGVKIIDAHRPENLIEVGSVDTYSGNQSGFHGCWGVSPFLPSKTIVASDIEGGLFVIKPEYIRACYLEGTVRDSFTDEVISNVEVRLITPRKNNEQTNLKGEYKTGYADSGTFSVEFSHPDYNPLTTSAVLEHGVVTIKNVKLLPKNTIVQKIIVKEKGSLNLIADAKIVLFNANKSITAQTAADGVANVKIIQDNLDFQLVVGKWAYLHHAEVYSSLSPKAEIEILLDKGYQDDFILEQNWTTKPSLQLVPGYVESPLEPSVETIRHNQNSMLIQIWVMLVMLLEMAPQIHPQRMWTMAQRFLPVLL; the protein is encoded by the coding sequence ATGAAAAACATACTTACGATACTGTTCTGTTTTATTCTTGGCCATAATTTGATCGCACAAGACGGCGACCTCAACATGAAAATTATTGCTCATGTTCCAGCACCCAGTGGGGGCAGTGGCATCTGGCATTATGTCGATCGCAATGGGATTGAATATGCAGCCATCGGCACCCGTGAAGCATTGGAAATTTACAGTCTTGAAGATCCGTCAAAACCCATTTTGCGAGCCAGTGTTAAAGGCGTCAACACCATTTGGAGAGAGGTTTATGCTTACAAAGATTACATCTATGCTGTAACAGACAATGCATCCGATGGGGTAATCATTGTCAATATGAAAAATGCTCCGGGCACTATTACCAGTAAATTCTGGACCACTTCTGTAACTGCAAACAATCAAACAGCAAATATCACCACATGCCATACAGTATTTGTAGATGAAAAAGGAATTCTTTGTTTGAATGGTTGTCGTCCCTGGCAGGGAGTCTTGTTTTTTGACCTCAATCAAGATCCTGAAAACCCAAAATTTTTAGGTGCTGAGACTACGCGTTACAGCCACGATATGTTTATGCGCAGAGATACCTTGTATTCTTCTGAAATTTATGAAGGTCTGATGACTGCTTATGACGTAACTGATAAATCAAAACCAGTTGAAATCAATGGTGTAAAAACTCCTTTTGCATTTACACATAATAACTGGCCATCGGATGATAACCGATACATGTTTACGACAGATGAAAAAGAAAATGCGTATGTAGCTGCTTATGATATTTCTGATATCCATAATATTAAATTACTTGATCAATGGCGTCCAAAAGATACTGAAGGCACTGGAGTCATTCCACACAATACCAGATACCTGGATGGTTATTTGATTACAGCGTATTACACAGATGGAGTAAAAATTATCGATGCACACCGTCCTGAAAATTTAATTGAAGTTGGATCTGTTGATACTTATTCTGGAAATCAAAGCGGATTTCATGGTTGCTGGGGCGTGAGTCCTTTTTTGCCAAGTAAAACCATCGTTGCTTCAGATATTGAAGGCGGATTATTTGTAATAAAACCAGAATACATCCGTGCATGTTATTTAGAAGGTACTGTACGTGACAGTTTCACAGATGAAGTTATATCAAATGTTGAAGTCCGTTTGATTACTCCCAGAAAAAACAATGAACAAACAAATTTGAAAGGAGAATATAAAACCGGTTATGCTGATTCCGGTACATTTTCAGTTGAATTTTCGCATCCTGATTACAACCCGCTTACTACATCCGCCGTGTTAGAACATGGCGTCGTTACTATTAAAAACGTAAAACTGCTTCCTAAAAATACAATTGTTCAAAAAATTATTGTAAAAGAAAAGGGTAGTTTAAATTTAATAGCGGATGCAAAAATTGTATTGTTTAATGCCAATAAAAGCATTACTGCACAAACTGCAGCTGACGGTGTTGCCAACGTAAAAATTATTCAGGATAATTTAGATTTTCAATTAGTAGTTGGCAAATGGGCTTATTTGCATCATGCTGAAGTGTATAGTTCCTTAAGTCCTAAAGCAGAAATTGAGATCTTACTCGATAAAGGATACCAGGATGATTTTATATTAGAACAAAATTGGACTACAAAACCTTCGCTTCAACTGGTGCCTGGGTACGTGGAGAGCCCGTTGGAACCATCAGTGGAAACGATCAGGCACAATCAGAATTCGATGTTGATACAGATCTGGGTGATGCTTGTTATGTTACTGGAAATGGCACCACAGATCCATCCGCAGCGGATGTGGACAATGGCGCAACGTTTCTTACCAGTCCTACTATGA
- a CDS encoding enoyl-CoA hydratase/isomerase family protein, which yields MNEVLKQYEHNVCILTINREQAMNALNHNVIDELNAAIDEIEAKTDELRGLIITGAGPKSFVAGADISEFVGLSRKEGIALGRKGQMLFSEIEKLNIPVIAAVNGFALGGGCELAMACHIRVAGSNAKFGQPEVNLGLIPGYGGTQRLIHYIGKGKAIEMLMTGDMISAEEAHRLGLVNHVVEPGKEVEKSLEIIQKIATKAPVAIQKVIKIVNSYFDFEMQGYESELDSFGNLMITKDANEGVDAFLNKRKPTFKGN from the coding sequence ATGAATGAGGTATTAAAGCAATACGAACATAATGTCTGCATTTTAACGATCAACCGCGAACAAGCGATGAACGCCTTAAATCACAATGTAATTGACGAATTAAATGCCGCAATCGATGAGATTGAGGCCAAAACAGATGAATTACGTGGATTAATTATAACAGGTGCCGGACCTAAATCTTTTGTTGCGGGTGCAGATATTTCTGAATTTGTCGGACTCAGCAGGAAAGAAGGCATCGCGCTTGGTCGGAAAGGGCAGATGTTGTTTTCGGAAATCGAAAAACTCAATATCCCTGTAATTGCAGCGGTAAATGGATTTGCATTGGGAGGAGGTTGTGAATTGGCGATGGCATGTCACATTCGGGTAGCTGGTTCCAATGCCAAATTTGGTCAACCTGAAGTGAATCTTGGATTGATCCCAGGTTATGGAGGCACCCAAAGACTGATTCACTACATTGGAAAAGGAAAAGCAATTGAAATGTTGATGACCGGCGATATGATTTCTGCAGAAGAAGCCCATCGCTTGGGTTTGGTAAATCACGTAGTTGAACCTGGCAAAGAAGTTGAAAAATCATTGGAGATCATTCAAAAAATTGCGACCAAAGCTCCGGTAGCCATCCAGAAAGTTATCAAAATTGTAAATTCATATTTTGATTTTGAAATGCAGGGATATGAATCAGAATTAGATTCATTTGGAAATTTAATGATTACCAAAGATGCAAATGAAGGGGTGGATGCTTTCTTAAATAAGCGCAAACCGACGTTCAAAGGAAATTAA
- a CDS encoding class I SAM-dependent methyltransferase: MFEYHKDKQRYFDMQYLTARDFIIPFIEEKRPLKNQDRVLEIGCAEAGVLKAFVERDLPCYGIDLSPSRIEAAKHFQQEAFGLGKLKFLSKNIYDIQLKYDLDGPFDIILLKDVIEHIPNQEQFIQQLKSFLNPGGVIFFGFPPWQMPFGGHQQMAQSKLLSKLPWFHLLPKFVYKKLLEWGGQDAITLNEFMEIKETGISIERFEKIIKQNQFQVLNRKLFFTNPIYKFKFNVEPKSVLPGLNSIPYFRNYYTTAAYYLIA, encoded by the coding sequence ATGTTTGAATACCATAAAGATAAACAACGCTATTTTGACATGCAGTACCTCACTGCAAGAGACTTTATAATTCCATTTATAGAAGAAAAACGTCCACTTAAAAATCAGGATCGGGTATTAGAAATTGGATGCGCCGAGGCAGGCGTTTTAAAGGCATTTGTTGAAAGAGACCTACCCTGTTATGGCATTGATTTAAGTCCTTCACGCATTGAAGCAGCCAAACATTTTCAACAAGAAGCATTTGGTTTAGGAAAATTAAAATTCCTCTCAAAAAATATTTATGACATCCAACTTAAATATGATTTGGATGGTCCGTTTGATATCATTTTATTAAAAGATGTAATTGAGCATATTCCAAATCAGGAACAATTTATTCAGCAATTAAAAAGTTTCTTAAATCCAGGCGGTGTGATATTTTTTGGATTCCCGCCCTGGCAAATGCCTTTTGGTGGACATCAACAAATGGCACAGTCAAAGCTCTTGAGCAAGCTTCCCTGGTTTCATCTCTTGCCAAAATTCGTTTACAAAAAACTGTTGGAGTGGGGTGGACAAGATGCCATCACCCTCAATGAATTTATGGAAATAAAAGAAACCGGAATTTCCATAGAGCGCTTTGAAAAAATAATCAAACAAAATCAATTTCAAGTTTTAAACAGAAAACTTTTCTTCACCAACCCCATCTACAAATTTAAATTTAATGTAGAACCAAAATCGGTTCTTCCAGGTTTAAATTCCATTCCTTATTTTAGAAATTATTACACCACGGCAGCTTATTATTTGATTGCCTAA
- a CDS encoding activator of HSP90 ATPase 1 family protein gives MARVQFQTEFMFKSSPATLYLFTTEPTCMVRWFCDRVDNIGDQYTFDWEGDHEEATLVQDIEEELVRYRWNDREDEFLQFRIYKTDITNETIMEVTDFCDDDEVKGQKDLWEVYIKKFKTFCGG, from the coding sequence ATGGCCAGAGTCCAATTTCAAACCGAGTTCATGTTTAAGTCATCGCCTGCGACGCTTTACCTTTTTACAACGGAACCCACTTGTATGGTACGGTGGTTTTGTGATCGGGTGGATAACATCGGCGACCAATATACTTTTGATTGGGAGGGGGATCACGAAGAGGCAACTCTTGTACAAGATATCGAAGAAGAATTGGTAAGATACCGCTGGAATGACCGGGAAGACGAATTTTTACAATTCCGCATCTATAAAACGGATATTACTAATGAGACCATTATGGAAGTGACCGATTTTTGTGATGACGATGAGGTAAAAGGTCAAAAAGACCTCTGGGAGGTTTATATCAAGAAGTTTAAGACTTTCTGTGGAGGTTAA
- a CDS encoding sigma-70 family RNA polymerase sigma factor codes for MRQLKITKSITNRESQSLEKYLQEIGKVDLLTPEEEVDLAKKIKQGDQLSLERLTKANLRFVVSVAKQYQNQGLSLSDLINEGNLGLIKAAQRFDETRGFKFISYAVWWIRQSILQALAEQSRIVRLPLNKVGSLNKINRAFSELEQEFEREPSAEELATLLEIPTEEVETTMGVAARHVSMDAPFVEGEDNSLLDVLENDSTPATDAKLEFKDSLRQEIERALGTLTDRQADVIKLYFGIGVEHPESLEDIGDKFGLTRERVRQIKDKAINKLRSASRSKLLKQYLG; via the coding sequence ATGAGGCAGCTAAAGATTACGAAATCCATCACCAATCGAGAAAGTCAGTCTCTCGAAAAATATTTACAGGAAATTGGAAAAGTAGATCTTTTGACCCCGGAGGAAGAGGTTGATTTAGCAAAAAAGATTAAACAAGGGGATCAGCTGTCCCTCGAACGACTCACTAAAGCAAACCTCCGTTTTGTAGTTTCAGTTGCAAAACAATATCAAAACCAGGGACTTTCTCTTTCAGATTTGATTAATGAAGGCAATTTAGGTTTGATTAAAGCCGCCCAACGTTTTGATGAAACCCGGGGATTTAAATTTATTTCCTATGCGGTGTGGTGGATTCGTCAATCCATCCTTCAGGCTTTAGCCGAACAATCACGGATTGTGCGTCTTCCTTTAAACAAAGTGGGTTCTTTAAATAAAATTAACCGTGCTTTTTCTGAACTCGAACAAGAATTCGAACGGGAGCCCTCTGCAGAAGAGTTGGCTACTTTGCTGGAGATTCCAACTGAAGAAGTTGAAACGACCATGGGCGTAGCTGCACGCCACGTGTCCATGGATGCACCTTTCGTAGAGGGAGAAGACAATTCCTTATTGGATGTACTGGAAAACGACAGCACACCTGCAACCGACGCAAAGCTGGAGTTCAAGGATTCCTTACGTCAAGAAATTGAGCGGGCCCTTGGCACTTTAACAGATCGTCAGGCAGATGTAATCAAATTGTATTTTGGAATTGGTGTAGAACATCCCGAGTCCCTTGAAGATATTGGGGATAAATTTGGATTAACCCGTGAACGGGTGCGCCAGATTAAGGATAAAGCCATAAACAAACTGCGTTCAGCTTCCAGAAGTAAATTACTTAAACAATACCTCGGATAA
- a CDS encoding glyceraldehyde-3-phosphate dehydrogenase: MSIVNQNEKIELALKDWREKEKNALELSKIVGDLRFDRSIELVIFRKDLYDVRPSQIISDHLFAKNYIDKPLDLDLSLEIARIIFKMNELGPSRIDIGKLASEWETQQKHFDSLDHFIKDRLQSGLQIGNVGFEPKDVVLYGFGRIGRLVARRLISSTGSGEQLRLKAIVVRAGMKNQFEEVHKRLALLESDSIHGSFPGAIEVSPDGTEAIINGNRIRMIFAASPAEINYEDYGIHDALLIDNTGMFDTREKLSAHLRPGISEIILTAPGKDIPNIVVGVNTQEADNVNENIFCAASCTTNAIVPIIQVIDQAFGIEKGHLETVHAYTSDQNLLDNFHRKPRRGRGAPINMVITSTGAASAVAKVLPHLKGKLTGNAVRVPVPNVSLAILNLTLEKATNLEEILGKLRHASLYGDLVEQLQYSTSNEYVSSNAVGTTCASVVDAPSTIVSADGKTVTIYAWYDNEFGYTCQVVRLAKHVAKVRRYTYY; encoded by the coding sequence ATGTCTATCGTTAACCAAAACGAAAAAATTGAACTCGCACTGAAGGACTGGCGGGAAAAGGAAAAAAATGCGCTTGAGTTAAGTAAAATCGTTGGCGACCTGCGTTTTGACCGTTCCATTGAATTGGTCATTTTTCGCAAGGATCTTTACGACGTTCGCCCCAGTCAAATTATAAGCGACCACCTCTTTGCAAAAAATTACATTGATAAGCCCCTGGATCTGGATTTAAGCCTGGAGATTGCCCGCATTATTTTTAAAATGAATGAACTGGGCCCTTCACGGATAGACATTGGAAAATTAGCCTCCGAATGGGAAACACAGCAAAAGCATTTCGATAGTTTAGACCATTTTATTAAAGACCGCTTGCAATCGGGTCTCCAAATTGGAAATGTTGGATTTGAACCAAAAGATGTTGTCTTATATGGATTTGGTCGCATCGGCAGGTTGGTTGCACGCAGACTGATTTCTTCAACGGGAAGTGGCGAACAATTGCGATTAAAAGCCATCGTAGTCAGAGCGGGTATGAAAAATCAATTTGAAGAAGTGCATAAACGATTGGCACTTTTGGAAAGTGATTCAATCCATGGGAGTTTTCCAGGAGCCATTGAAGTAAGCCCAGACGGTACCGAAGCGATCATCAATGGAAATCGGATCAGAATGATTTTTGCTGCATCGCCTGCTGAAATTAATTATGAAGACTATGGCATTCACGACGCACTTCTGATTGACAATACAGGAATGTTTGACACGCGTGAAAAATTATCGGCACATCTTAGACCCGGTATTTCTGAAATCATTTTAACGGCACCGGGAAAAGACATTCCAAATATTGTCGTAGGTGTCAACACTCAAGAAGCAGACAATGTAAATGAAAATATTTTTTGTGCAGCTTCATGTACAACCAATGCAATTGTACCAATTATTCAAGTAATAGATCAGGCATTCGGAATTGAAAAAGGACATTTGGAAACCGTTCATGCGTATACCAGTGATCAAAATTTGTTAGATAATTTTCACCGCAAACCGAGAAGAGGTCGCGGTGCACCCATCAACATGGTAATCACAAGCACAGGTGCAGCCAGTGCAGTCGCTAAAGTATTGCCTCATCTAAAAGGTAAATTAACAGGCAATGCCGTTCGCGTTCCGGTACCGAATGTTTCATTAGCAATCTTGAATCTGACTCTTGAAAAAGCAACCAACCTGGAAGAAATACTTGGCAAATTGCGTCATGCAAGTTTGTATGGGGATTTGGTGGAGCAACTTCAGTATTCAACTTCAAACGAATATGTTTCCAGCAATGCAGTAGGAACCACCTGTGCTTCAGTTGTAGATGCACCTTCTACCATCGTTTCGGCAGATGGAAAAACAGTGACTATTTATGCCTGGTATGATAATGAATTTGGATATACCTGCCAGGTTGTAAGACTTGCAAAACACGTAGCTAAGGTGAGACGCTATACGTATTACTAG
- a CDS encoding L-threonylcarbamoyladenylate synthase has product MNFTLNDENTDFWNAVRCLKDGKVLLYPSDTIWGLGCSTDFPEALDRLYEIKQRPGSKAAILLVDSIDMLKKYIDYIHPRVETLMGFHKRPLTVIYKHAKNLDPRFTAQDGSIAIRVCEDLFCKALIQEIKGPLVSTSANFNGIDAPAHFGEIDPLLIQQVDYVVKYRQDDTSKNQVSSIIRFDPEGELEFIRM; this is encoded by the coding sequence ATGAATTTCACTTTAAATGATGAAAATACTGATTTCTGGAATGCCGTACGGTGTCTGAAGGACGGGAAGGTTCTTTTGTATCCATCCGACACGATATGGGGTTTGGGCTGCTCTACCGATTTTCCTGAAGCATTGGATCGTTTGTATGAAATTAAACAACGACCTGGAAGCAAGGCTGCCATCCTTTTAGTAGACTCAATAGACATGTTAAAAAAATATATCGACTACATACACCCACGGGTCGAAACGCTGATGGGATTTCATAAAAGGCCCTTAACGGTAATTTACAAGCATGCAAAGAATTTAGACCCTCGATTTACCGCACAAGATGGTTCCATAGCCATTCGCGTTTGTGAGGACCTTTTCTGCAAGGCACTCATCCAAGAAATTAAAGGACCCCTGGTTTCTACTTCGGCCAATTTCAACGGCATCGATGCTCCTGCTCATTTTGGAGAAATTGATCCCTTACTCATTCAACAGGTTGATTACGTTGTAAAATACAGACAAGATGACACTTCAAAAAATCAAGTAAGCTCTATCATACGATTTGATCCGGAAGGGGAATTGGAATTCATCAGGATGTAA